DNA sequence from the Gemmatimonadales bacterium genome:
AGATGACCCCGGCGAGGGTGGATCGCTCGCGCAGATAGCGGGTCACCAGGGTGCGATAGCCCGCCCGCGCCGCCTTGCCCGCCCGGGCGAACCCGTACCCGGGAAGGTCCACCAGGTAGAACCCGGGCAGGCGATAGGCGTTGAGGAGGGTGGTCTTGCCGGGGGTGCCGCTGATCCGCGCCAGCGGCCGCCCGAGCAGCGCGTTGAGCAGGCTCGATTTCCCCACGTTGGACCGGCCGATCAGCGCGATCTCCGGCAGCGGCGGCTCAAGCGCGACCAGGGGATCCGGGAAGGAGCCCACGAACTCGACCGGCAACTCCTCCAGCGGACTGGCCTCGACGCCCTGGCGCGCGAAGGGCGCACCGCGTGCGCCCCGACCAACGTTTCCGTCTTTCCCGCCCTTTCCGTCTTTCCCGCCCTTCCCGCCGCCCCCCGCCCTCACGCCTCCCGCTTGGTCCGCGCGCGCTCGGTCACGATGAGCGGCGTGGTGCCCTCGGTGATCGACTCCTTGGTGATCACGATCTCACGCACGTCGTCCCGTTGGGGGAGATCGTACATGATGTCGGTCATCATGGTCTCCAGGATCGAGCGGAGTCCGCGGGCGCCGGTGCCGCGCTTGAGCGCCTTGAGCGCCACCGCGCGGAGCGACTCCGGGTCGAAGGTGAGGCCCACGTCCTCCAGCTCGAACAGCTTCTTGTACTGCTTGGTGAGCGCGTTCTTGGGCTCGACCAGGATCCGCATCAGCGCTTCCTCGTCCAGCGCCTCGAGCGAGACCACCACCGGCAGCCGTCCGACCAGCTCGGGGATGAGGCCGAAGCGCAGCAGGTCGTCGGGCTCGACCTCGGCATAGGGGTTCTTGACGTCGAGCGCCACGGCGGTGCCGCGGGCCCCGCCGTTGAAGCCGATCTGCTGCCGGCCGGTGCGGGCCTCGATGATCTTCTCCAGCCCGTCGAAGGCGCCGCCGCAGATGAAGAGGATGTCCTTGGTGTTGATCTGGATGTATTCCTGCTGCGGATGCTTGCGGCCGCCCTGGGGCGGCACCGAGGCGATGGTGCCTTCCAGGATCTTGAGCAGGGCTTGCTGCACGCCTTCCCCGGAGACGTCGCGGGTGATGCTGGGGTTCTCCGACTTCCGGGCGATCTTGTCGATCTCATCGATGTAGACGATGCCCCGCTCGCACTCGGCGACGTTGAACTCGCCGGCCTGCAGCAGCCGGACCAGGATGTTCTCCACGTCCTCGCCGACGTACCCGGCCTCGGTGAGGGTGGTGGCGTCGGCGATGGTGAACGGCACGTCGAGGATGCGGGCGAGGGTCTGTGCGAGCAGGGTCTTGCCGACCCCGGTGGGGCCGAGGAGGAGGATGTTCGACTTGTCCAGCTCGACGTCGACGTCCCGGCCGCCGGAGGCGTTGATCCGCTTGTAGTGATTGTACACCGCCACGGCGAGGGTCCGCTTGGCCCGCTCCTGCCCGATTACGTACTGGTCGAGGACGTCCTTGATCTCCGCCGGTGTAGGAACCTGGGTAATGCTGTCCGTGACCTCGCGTTCTTCGTCCTCCGCCAGGATCTCATTGCAGAGCGTGATACACTCGTTGCAAATGTAGACCGACGGGCCGGAGATGAATTTCCGGACCGAGTCCTTCGATTTGCCGCAGAAGGAGCAGCGGAGGTGCTTGTCGTTGGACATGTGGTGCCAGATCGCGATGGAGGTGGATGGCTGCCGGAAAGGTGGTCCCCGGCCGCCGGGGCGTCAAGTCTCCTTCTTCCCATCCGGGAGGGGTACCACCATGTCTCTTCGAGGTGTGAAGACACTGTCGATCAGTCCGTACGCCTTGGCCTCCTCGGCGCTCATGAACCGGTCGCGGTCCATGTCCCGCTCGATGGTCTCGATCGGCTGTCCGGTATGCATCGAGTAGAGCGCGTTCATCTTGGAGCGGAGGTACAGGATCTCCCGGGCCTGGATCTCGATGTCCGACGCGGTACCCTGGGCGCCGCCCGAGGGCTGGTGGATCATGATCCGCGAGTGGGGCAGGGCGCTCCGCTTGCCCTTGGTGCCCGCGGCCAGGAGGAACGACCCCATCGACGCCGCCATCCCCATGCAGATGGTGTTCACCGGTGCGCGCAGGTGCTGCATGGTATCGTAGATGGCCATGCCGGCCGACACCACGCCGCCCGGCGAGTTGATGTAGAGGTAGATGTCCTTGTCGGGGTTGTCGGCTTCGAGGAACAGCAGCTGGGCGATGATGATGTTGGCGACGTCGTCGTTGATCGGCGCCCCCATGAACACGATCCGGTCCATCAGGAGCCGGGAAAAAATGTCGTAAGTCCGCTCGCCGCGGCTGGAGCGTTCGATGATGTACGGCGGATAAAGAGTGGCCATCGTCAGGACTTCACCTCATCGACTGTGGACTGACCCAGGAGGAAACCGAACGCCTTCTCTTCGGTGATCGCGCGCTCCAGCTCCGGCAGGCGGTTGGCCTTCTGGAGCGAGCCGTAAACCTGCCCGGCCGGCACGCCCCGCGCCTCGGCCATTTGGGCGATACGCGCATCCAGCTCGGACTCGGTAGCACGGAGCCCGTGAGCCTCGACCAGGGCGTCGAGGACGAGATCGCGCCGCACCTGGGCCGCGGCCACTTCGTGGAACTGCTGCTCGAACTGCTGGAGCTGGTCGGCCGGCACCCGGTAGGTCTCGGCGTAACCGTGCATCAGCCGGTGCACCAGCGACTCGGGTGCCTGGACGCCGTTGGCCTCCACGATCTGGGCCAGCAGGCCCTGGCGCACCTGGGCGTCGGCCTCGCGGGAGGCCTCGTGCTCCAGATCGTGGCGGATGGCGGCGCGGAGTGCGTCCAGGTTCTCGAAGTCGCCCACCTCGCGCGCGAAGCCATCGTCCAGCGGGGGCAGCTCCTGGCGCTTCACCTCGTGCAGGGTCACCCGGACCCGTCGAGTCTGGCCCCGCCGGCTTTCGTCCGGGTGATCCTCGGGAAACTTGACTTCCGCGTCCGTGGTCTCGCCGGGGAGGAGCGTCATGATGCGCTCTTCCAGCTCGGGAATCGCCTGGTTCTGCCCCAGGACCAGATCGTAGGGCTGCGCCGCACCCGCGCCGGCCTCATCCAGCGGCGCCACCTCCACCCGGACCATCTGCCCGGGCGAGGGCTTGGCGCCGGTCACCGGGATCCAGGCCGCCTTCTGCTCCTGCAGGCGGGCGAGCTGCTCCTGCACCGCCTCGTCGGTCACTGGGGCCACTCGCCGCTCCAGCCGGAAGCCGCCGATGCGCTCCAGCTTGATCTCGGGCCGCACCTCGACCAGGAGCTCGAACTCGATCGGGCTCCCCTCCTCGAACTTGAGGTTCCGGATGGATGGATCGGCGATGGGCTTGAGCGACTCGGAGGTCTTGGCGGTTTCCCAGCTCTCCCGGATGACTTCCTCCAGCACCGATTGCCGGATGGCGTCGGCAAAGCGCTTGCGGACCACCCCTTCGGGGGCCTTGCCCGGGCGGAAGCCGGGCAACCGCGCCTGCCGGACGTAGTAGCGCAACGCCTTGGACTCGGCCTGGTGCACCCGGTCGACCGGTACGGTCACTCGGAGCGACTTGGAGGCCGAATCCTCGGCGGTTTTCTCCACTGTGATCTGACTCATGATGCGGGGAATCTACCCTATCGCACTCCCCAGGGTCAATTTTGCCCAGAGTGCTGCTGGTGGATGACGAAAGCAGGTTCGAGACGTGCTCCGCAAGCTCTTCGAGCACAGCGGATTCGAGGTCAGCGAGGCGGAGTCCGGCCGGGGAGGCGCTGGCGACCGTCGCGGCAGAGCCGGACATCGCGGGCAACCCCCACCTGGCGACCCGCGTGGTCTTGCTCACCGGAGCGGCACGCGACCGAACCATGCGCGATCTGCTGAAGCAGCGCGGCGTGCCGCCATCTTCAGTGATCCGCGGCCGCTTCCCCGACATCATTGGGCTGTGATGTAAGAGGGACGTTAGAAAAAGATGCGAACGGCGGGAGTCGAACCCGCACCCCTCACGGGACAGGATCCTAAGTTCGGGTGAAGGGCGGACGGCCGACAAGAGCAGACCACGCAGGTGTTGTGGCTGTTGACCTTGCGCCTCGGTCTGTTGTCCACTGTAGTCCCCAGTTGTCTCCAGTTCCGGCACAGGTTCGGCACAGGTGACCTCTCGCCTCCACATACTCGCCGACGGGAGCGCCTGTACAAAAGGCCCGCACGATGACCCAGGACACCCCGAACCGGCTCGCGAAAGATCCGGCGCCGCGACCCAGTCGCGTGGTGCGAGGGTGTTTGAGCCATTTCAGAAACACTTTCGAAGCGCCTCGAGAAGGGTAAGTGCGGCAGCCAGTGCGCCATCCGGAATGCAATACCTGGGGCCGAGTCGTTGGCTATTTCATGCCTCGGCCCCAGTAAAGTCCTGCTGCTACTGCCCCCCAACCGGAGTCAGCGACAGATGGCTGGTGACCCTTCGGAATGATCCGTCCGGCATGTTGAGCGAGCGCACTGTCCCCTGCACCCGCACCGGCTCACCGCCGGGAACCGTGGTCAGGATTCCCCCAATGTCGAGCCCGAAGGCGTTGGCGCCCGGCCCGGTAACTTCAAAGTCGTTGTCGGTGTAGACCGCGTGACCGGTACCGGCCGCAATGACCGGCGAGAAGCAAGTGTCCTCGAAAGTGTTGAGGTCGTAGACGTGGATATTGATCTCCTTGGCCACGGCCAGGACGTTGAACGCCTGTTGCCAGCCCGCGGCCTGGAGTGGCACAAGTGGAAGCTCCTGATCGCCACCGCAGCCAACGTCGGCGGTCGGATCGGAGGGCAGACCTATCCAGGCCAGCAGGCCAGTCTGGAAGTCCGGCAGTCCGAACACGAAGCCCTCAGCGGTGCGGTAGACATTGGGGGTGATGGGGCCGTTGGTGTAGAGGTACTGCGGGTGCGCCACCTCGGACGTGGCCGGCGCCGCCGGCTCGCTGTCGCTGCAGGCGCTGGCTACCAGCGCGACCGCCGCGGCCAGGATTGGACCTGCCTTGGAACGGAACACGGGGACCTCCTCGATGAGTGGGTTCAGGGACGATCCCCGCCGGTCGGGCGAAGACCCTGACATGTGGTTTGCCCCGAAGAGCCTGAGCCGGTAGGTGTGGGGCAATGAGCGGGCGGGCGGCGCGTCGTGCTTGCCCACCCCAGTAAGCGCCGGTACTATCATCCAACGGCATCATGCCGCCCTCATATGCCCCTCATACGCCGCACGGTGCGACTGCACACCTTCGGCGGCCTCAGCTTGACGGACGGGACGGAGGTGGTGGCTTCCCAGCGCCAGCGCCTCGCGTTGCTGGCCCTGCTTGCGGTGGCCGGTGAGCGGGGGTGCACGCGCGACAAGCTCATGGCCTATCTCTGGCCCGAGAGCCCGATCGAAGGCGCGCGGCACGGGCTGCAACAGCTGCTCTACTACCTGCGGCGGCAGGCGCAGGGCGACCTCTTTCTCGGCACCGACCCCGTCCGGCTCAACCCGGAAGCCATCAGCTCCGACGTCGCCGAGTTCGATGCGGCGCTCGCGGCCGGCGCGCTGTCCGACGCGGTCACGCTCTACCGCGGCCCCTTCCTCGACGGTTTTTACCTGGACGACTCGGCGGCGTTCGAGGAGTGGATGGAGCAGGAGCGAGCCCGATTGGCCACGGCCCATGCCGCCGCGCTGTATCGGCTCGCCCGCCGGGCGGGCGCGGCCGAGCAACACACGCTCGAGATCGCACACTGGCGGGAGCTGGCGGCCGCGGATCCACTGAGCGAACGGGCGGCCACCGGTCTGATTGGGGCCCTGGCGGCCGGCGGCGACTGGACTGCCGCCATGCGGCACGCCCAGGCCTACGACGCCCGGGTTCGGGCGGAGCTGGCGACGTCACCGGCATCGGACCTGATCACGCTGGTGGAACGGCTCCGCGCCGAGCACCTGATGGCGGCGCCCGCCAGATCAGTCACGGGGAATGGGGAGCAGGAGCCGCGTTACCGGGTGGAGCGGGAGCTCGGGCGAGGCACCGCCGCCACGGTGTTTCTCGCGCATGACCGCAAGCACGACCGGCCGGTCGCGCTCAAGGTGCTGAATCCGGACCTCGCCGCGACGCTGAGCGCGAAGCGGTTCCGGCGCGAGATCGCGATCCTCGCCCGCCTGCACCATCCCCACATCCTGCCGCTCTACGACTCGGACGAAGAGGGTCGCTACTTCGTCTTGCCCTTCGTGGCGGGCGAGTCCTTGCGACAGCGCCTGGCGCGGGAGGTCCAGCTCCCGCTCGAGACAGCGCTTGGGATCACCTCCCAGCTCGCCGATGCGCTGGGATATGCCCATGAACGCGGGTTCGTGCATCGGGACGTCAAGCCCGAGAACGTGCTGCTGGAGGGGCAGCACGCCTTCCTGGCCGATTTCGGAATCGCGCACGTGCTCGAGGCGGCGGGCGGGGAGCGGCTGTCCGCGTCGGGAGTCGCCCTGGGGACGCCGGCCTACATGAGTCCGGAGCAGGGTCGTGGGAGCCGCCGGCTGGACGGCCGAAGCGACGTCTACAGCCTGGCCTGCGTGCTCTACGAGATGTTGGCCGGCGTGCCTCCGTTCGCGGGACGCTCGCCCCATGTCATCCTGGCTCGCCACGCCGCCGACCCGGTGCCACCGGTTCGCACCGTCTGTCCCGAGGTGCCGGCCGGGGTGGAGCGCGCGCTGCTCCGGGCTCTGGCCAAGGATTCGGCCGACCGGTGGCCCAGTGCGGCGGCATTCCGGGACGCGCTCCGGTCATGAGGAGGCCCGACGGTGGTGGCGGCATCGATGCGCTGGGCCCGGGGAGCCCGGTGTGCGGCCGGTATCGCATCGAGCGCGAGCTGGGCCGCGGCGGGATGGCGACGGTCTACCTGGCGCGTGACCTGCCCCACGACCGGCTGGTGGCGCTCAAGACGCTGCATCCGGAGCTCTCCGGGGCCCTGGGCGCCGACCGGTTTCTCCGCGAGATCTCCATCGCGTCCCGGCTCCAGCATCCGAACATCCTGCCGCTCTTCGACTCGGGCACCACCGTGCTGGGTGGGGGTGAGGCGCGGTCGTTCTACGTGATGCCGTACGTTCCCGGGGAGTCGCTGCGTGCCCGGCTGCAGCGGGAGACTCAGCTCGGGCTGGAGGAGGCGATCGGGATCTGCCGCCAGGTCGCGGCCGCGCTGGACTATGCACACGCCCAGGGGATCGTGCACCGGGACATCAAGCCGGAGAACATCCTGCTGGACGCCGAGCGGGTGGTGGTCGCCGACTTCGGGGTCGCGACGGCGCTGGATGCCGCGGGTGGGGACAAGCTGACCCAGACGGGACTCTCGCTGGGCACACCGGCCTACATGAGTCCCGAGCAGGCCACGGCCAGGCGGGTGGACGCACGGTCGGACGTGTACAGCCTCGCCTGCGTGATGTACGAGATGCTGGTGGGCGACCCGCCGTTCCTGGGGTCGAGCCCGCGCGCGGTCATGGCCCGTCACGCGCTCGATCCGGTCCCCTCGGTGCGCACGGCTCGGCCCGAGATTCCCGATTACCTCGAGGCGGCGCTCCGGCGGGGGCTCGCCAAGGTCCCGGGCGACCGGTTCGCCTCGGCCGGTGAGCTCGCTGCCGCGGTTGCGGGAGCCGGGCCGCTGGTCAGAGGCTCTGCACCTGCGCGGACCCGCAGGTGGAGGATCGTTGGGGCACTCGCGCTCGGCGGCCTCGGGCTGCTCGCGCTCTGGCACTTGCGGCCGATCCCCACCACGCCGACCGAGTCCCGCCGGGTGGCAGTCCTTCCGTTCGACGTCTCGGCCGCCGCGCCGGATCTCGCCTGGCTCGGGGAGGGAATGGTCGATCTGTTCTCGACTCAGTTGAGCGGAGACACGGCGCTGCAGGTGGCCGATCCCCGGACGGTGCTGGGAGCCTGGTATCGGGCCCGGGCGCGGGGCGATACGACCGGCGGGGCGGATGCTCGTTTGGCGCGCCGGATCGGCGCAGGTAGGGTCCTCGAAGGTGCCGTCGCCGGGAGCCCGGCTCGCCTCGTCCTCTCGGCATCCGTCCGGCCGGTTGGTGAGCATCAGCCCGGGCCTCGCGTGACCGTCACCGGACCCGCGGACAGCCTGCCGGTCCTGGTGGACCGTCTCACGGCCCAGTTGGTCGGCATCGATGCGGGTGTCGACCGGCAACGCCTCGGGTTGTTGATGAGCAACTCGCTGGCGGCAGTGCGCGCGTTCGCGAGGGGGCGCGCCGCGTACCGCCGCGGCCACCTGGAGGAGGCAATCCGGTACCTCCACGAGGCCACGGTGCTCGACTCGACGTTCGCGCTCGCGGCGCTGGAGCTCGAGAGGCTTTCGGGCTGGCTCGGGGTTCTTGGGGGGGACGAGGACCTGGAGCGGGCCCGCCGGCTCGTGTGGATGGGACGGGACCGGTTGAGCCCCACGGACCGCGCGCTGCTCAAATCGTCGCAACGCCCATGGGCGGGTGCGCCGGCAATGTTCGCCCACCGGCGGGCCTCAGTGACCGCCTACCCGAACGAGCCGCACGTCTGGTATGTCCTCGGCGACACCTACTTCCACTGGGGTATCCTGGCCGGGCAGGACTCGGCGCTCGAGCAGGCCCGCAGCGCATTTCAGCGTGGCTGGTCCATCGATTCGGCAACCACCCTCGACTCCAGCGCGACGGTGCGGTCGCCACTGTTCGCGGAGCCGCTCACCCACATGGTGGACCTGGCTCAGATCGCCGGAGACACGGCCGAGGTGCTTCGGCTTACCGCGCTCGGGCTCGAGGCGGACACCGCCGGCAGGCAGGCGCACTACCTCCAGTGGCACCGGGCCCTCGCGCGCGGAGACAGTGCCCGGCGAGCCTTCTGGGCCAATCAGACCCGCCCCCGCGATTTGCCCGCCCTGATATTCATGTTCACGCAGTGGACTGGCATCGCGGTCGAGGATGTGGCGAGAGCCATCGCGGAAGACATGGTCGGCGCGACCGGTGACTATGCCTCGTTGCTCCGACAAATCCGCGCGGGTCTCGCACTCAACGGCGGCCGCCCAGCGGAGGCGAACAGGGACTTGGCCGCGAACTCGTCGCGGTCCGCATTGCGGGAGCGGGTCCTTACCGCGCTCTACTGGCAGGGAGATACCGTCGGAATCCCCGAGATCGTGCGCCGGATGGTGACGCTCCCGAAGGTTCCGGCCACCGACCGGGGCGAGCGCCGGGAGCAGTACCGTGACCTGTGTGTCGGCTTCCAATGGCGGCTGAGTCAGGGGGAGACCGAGGGCGCTGCGGAGGCCGTGGCGCTGCTCCGGACCGCTCACATTCCTGGGCTTTCCGACGGCGACTCCGCCATGTTCGCCCGCTTCACCGGTCTATGCTCCGCCCTGTTGCGGGTGCTGCAGGTAGGCACAGGAGCGTTCTCGCGGTCCCAGCCTCTCGCCGACCTGGATTCGCTGGCACGCACGGACGTGTACGAGGTCTGCTGCGCGGCGGGGTGGGACGGGAACCCGGGCGCGAACCTGGTGCTGGCACGCGCCGCCGAATATCAGGGCGACCTGCCGCTGGCGCTGCGCGCTGTCAGGCGACGGGCATCGGGATTCATGCTGGCGCCGACCTACATGTCGACCTTCCTCCGCGAGGAGGGGAGACTGTCCACGCTGAGCGGCGATACGGCGGGCGCGATCCGCGCGTACCGGCACTATCTCGCACTCCGGCGAGATCCGGAGCCGGCGCTGCAGCCGGAGGTCGAGCGGGTCCGGGCGGAGCTGGCTGCGCTCCTGACGGAGCCTGCGGGCAGGTCCCGATGAGACAGGTGCAAGGCTTGCAACGGGCAATCGGACTTACACTGGTCCTCTCGGGCGCGGTATCCCTTCCGCTTGCAGCCCAAGCCATCACCACCGCGGCGCTTCATGGTGTGGTGACCGGTCGCGACTCGGCCGGCATCGAGGAGGCGGTGGTCACCGTCATCAACACCGCCAACGGCGAGCGCTGGCGTACCGTGACCGCCGCCGGCGGCCGCTACGTGCTCGAGTACCTGTCGCTCGGCGGGCCGTACACCGTCGAAGCCCGTGCGGTCGGCTACGCGCCGACGGCCAGGACGGGCCTCATGCTTTCGCTCGGGGAGCGGCGCCGCGCCGACCTGAGCCTGACACCGGTGATTCTGGAGCTTCCCGAGATCGCGGTTGCGGGACGCATCGATCCCGCGCTCAACGCGGGCCGCACCGGCCCGGCCCAGACGATCGACGAGCGGCTGACCTCGGGGCTGCCGCTGCTGGACCGGGACTTCTCGCAGCTCGCCTTTCTCTCGCCCCAGGCGATCCGCACCACCGATCAGGGCATATCGATCGCCGGACAGTCCGATCGGCTCAACAACATCGAGATCGATGGGGCCAACAATAACGATGCGGGAGGAATCGCGGGGACGTTCGGGTCCGGTACCGTCGGAGGTATCCACAACGTCCGGACCCTGTCAGCGGAGGCGTTGCAGGAGATGCAGATCCTGGTCGCGCCGTTCGACGTGCGCTATGGCATGTTCGCGGGCGGGCTGGTCAATGCCGTGACCCGGTCGGGCTCGAACCGCTGGGAAGGAACGGTCACCAGCTTCTTCCAGTCCGAGGGACTGACCGGCCGTGACGAGCAAGGGCGGCAGGCGCAGGAGTTCTCGACCAGGGAAGTGGGCGTCACGCTGGGCGGTCCGATCGTCCGCGATCGTGTGGCGTTCTTCCTCGATGCCGGACTCCAGCGGTTCACCAGCCCCAGCCTCCCTTCGATCGGCACCGATACCACCGGCGGAGCGGACTCAGCCGGCATCGGCGTTCGGCGGTCCAGCGCGGAGCGTTTTCAGCGCATCCTCCGGAATACCTACGGCGTGGATCCGGGCTCGATCGCCGCATCGCCATTCCGGAATCCTGGGGGCAACATCTTCGGAAAGGTGACAATCTGGCCGGGGCTGAACCAGCGCATTGAGGTGTCCCATGACTACGCGGAAAGGAATCCGCAGGGGGGATTCGCGCAAGGGGGCTATTGCTGTGGTTTCTACAGCCTCAGGTCGTGGGATGTAGTTGGACGGGAGACGGTGAACGCCACCCGCGCAACCTGGACCGCAGCCGGTCAGGGCCAATTCTCGAACGAGCTTTCCCTGTCCCGGGTAGCGGATAGGGATCACTGCGACCCCGTGAGTCACTTCGCTGTCGTGCGCGTCTTCGGCGTCGACAACGGGGCGCTCCGCGCCGGGACCAACAATATCTGTACTGACCGGTACGCCAACAATACAACGTGGGAGGTCACCAACAACTCCTCCTGGCTGCTCGGGCCCCATCGGGTCACCCTGGGCACCCACGATGAGCTGCTTCCGCTCGGCGGGAAGAATCGCTCGATCGACCTGATCGGGACGGGCCGCTGGTCCTTTGGGAGTCTGGACGACCTCGAGCAGAGGCAACCGTTTGGCTTCCGGCGCACCCTTCCCGGGCCCGGGCGGCCGGAGGGCGCGCGGAGCGACCTCGAGGTGCGCCAGCTCGGGCTCTACCTCCAGGACCAGTGGTCCATGGTGCCCAACCTGTCCCTCACCGCGGGGGTGCGGTTCGACGTACCGTTTCTTCGCGATGCCCCGGCGCGGAACGCGATGCTCGCCGATTCGCTGGGCGTCAGCACCGCGGCGACCCCGAGCGGGCACCTCCTCTGGTCGCCACGCCTTGGAGTCAACTATGACGTGGGGGGCCGCGGCACGACTTTCCTGCGCGCGGGGGCCGGGCTGTTCAGCGGGCGGCCCATCTACTTGTACTTCAGCAATGTCTATGAATCGACGGGCCTGGAGACGGTGGAGCTCATC
Encoded proteins:
- a CDS encoding TonB-dependent receptor translates to MRQVQGLQRAIGLTLVLSGAVSLPLAAQAITTAALHGVVTGRDSAGIEEAVVTVINTANGERWRTVTAAGGRYVLEYLSLGGPYTVEARAVGYAPTARTGLMLSLGERRRADLSLTPVILELPEIAVAGRIDPALNAGRTGPAQTIDERLTSGLPLLDRDFSQLAFLSPQAIRTTDQGISIAGQSDRLNNIEIDGANNNDAGGIAGTFGSGTVGGIHNVRTLSAEALQEMQILVAPFDVRYGMFAGGLVNAVTRSGSNRWEGTVTSFFQSEGLTGRDEQGRQAQEFSTREVGVTLGGPIVRDRVAFFLDAGLQRFTSPSLPSIGTDTTGGADSAGIGVRRSSAERFQRILRNTYGVDPGSIAASPFRNPGGNIFGKVTIWPGLNQRIEVSHDYAERNPQGGFAQGGYCCGFYSLRSWDVVGRETVNATRATWTAAGQGQFSNELSLSRVADRDHCDPVSHFAVVRVFGVDNGALRAGTNNICTDRYANNTTWEVTNNSSWLLGPHRVTLGTHDELLPLGGKNRSIDLIGTGRWSFGSLDDLEQRQPFGFRRTLPGPGRPEGARSDLEVRQLGLYLQDQWSMVPNLSLTAGVRFDVPFLRDAPARNAMLADSLGVSTAATPSGHLLWSPRLGVNYDVGGRGTTFLRAGAGLFSGRPIYLYFSNVYESTGLETVELICSEADVPAITSLDLDDQPTACASGATAVGNVSLFDRAFRFPRNLRLALGADVRLPWNMVGTADLLYIRGVDQLDFIDLNLAPPTASASGEGSRVLYGTIDPSTGEAFPNRRTYAFGPVVQMRNSSGERSVSATLQLQKRFRAGELSLAYTYTDARDRISPLGWDLASNVLIAPLDGTLDHRRLGTSFFERVHKVTLGGVVDLPARLRLGVFYNGLSGHPFNYGIEGDPNADGYPFNDILYVPRDSSDITLADPTEWAALDRYIRSESCLEKQRGRIMRRNSCREYWQTLLNARLSTVLPTTRGQSVELIADLFNVLSFLDRDWGVQRFHSGDLLRLVGYDEANGRGIYEMGRIDRKVRDNEATRWRLQLGARYGF